The following nucleotide sequence is from Candidatus Rokuibacteriota bacterium.
GATCGACCTGCCGGAAGCTGAGCTTGCGCGCTTCACGCCCCCGCGGATCCTCGACGGGATTCGCCGGGTGCGCGCCGGCGAGCTCTCCATCACCCCCGGCTACGACGGTGTATACGGCAAGGTGAGCATCTTCGGCGCGGGACCCGCTGCTCCGACCGAGGCAGCGCAGGCCCAGCTCGCGCTCTTCTAGTAATCGGAGGGGGACACCCACGCCTTCGGCGTGGGTACCCGGGCCCCCTCCGAAGCCTCCCCCAGGGGAGGGTTGCGTCGGCGGAGCCGGCGCCCGACGGGCCGTTATTCAGACTACGGTTCGAGCGCGGGCTTGGCCCGCGCGATCAACTCGCGCCTCCCGCGGCGGGTGGCCTGCCTCACGGCATGGCCGAACCCGCCACGCTCGAACTGCAACGGGGGGAGGCATCGGAAGGGGGGCGGAGTCCCCCTCCGAGCAACCTAGCCGGGTTGGCGCAGGCGGGACAGGACCAGGTCCTTCAGGCCCGCGTAATCGAAGGCCGTACCCTCGCGGCTCGGCAGCTCGGCTTCGGTCTTGAGTCCCGTCTCCGTCACGATGACACAAATCGTCTGAGCGGGGTCGAGCTTCCTGTCGGCGAGGAGCCGGATGAGCGCGGCCAGCGTCGCAACACCCGTGGGCCCCGCCCAGATCCCCTCGGTTCTGGCCAGGAGCTTCTGGGTCTTGAGGATCTCCTCGTCGTCGGCGTCCGCCGCCGGCCCGCCGTGCTCGCGGAGGATCCTGAGCGTCCAGTCTCCCTTCTTCCCCGGGTCGCCCGCCGCGAGCCCTTCGGCGACCGTGTAGCCGATCTTGATCGGCTGGATCGGCTTTCCCTCGCGCCAGGCCCGGACGATGGCGTTGGCGCGCGCGGCCTGAGCGGCGACCATCAGCGGGACCTTCGCGATCCACCCCATGGCGACCATCTCCCCGAAGCCCCGGTAGGTGGCGATGAAGGTCTCCCCCACCGCGACCGGCGCAACCACCACGTCGGGAAGCTCGAAGTCAGTCTGCTCGGCGATCTCGTAGGCCAGGGTCTTTTTCCCCTCCTGCTTGTAGGCGTTGCGCGAGGCCCCGCAGTCGAAGAAGAGCCGCTCCTCGACCAGCCGGTCCCAGTGGACGATCAGGTCGTCGTAGACGCCCTTGTAGATGACGAGGTCGGCCGTGGTCGCCGACATGTGGAGGAGCTTCGGCGCCGAGGCGCGCTCGTAGGCGAAGATGAGGGACCGGAGGCCCGCGCGCGCCGAGTACGCCGCGATGGAGGAGCCAGCGTTCCCCGAGCTCACGACCGAGGTGATCGGATAGCCGAACTGGAGCGCTGCGGAGACCGCCGTGGCCGAGGAGCGATCCTTGACGGTGCCGGTGGGGTTGGTGCCGTCGAACTTCACCAGGAGCCGCCTGACGCCGAGGTGGCGGGCCAGGGCCGGGCACTCGAGGAGCGGGGTCTGACCCTCCCCGAGCGTCACCCGGTGTGCGCGGTCCGCGATGGGCAGGACCGGGCTGTAGCGCCAGAGGCCCCTCCCCGCGAAGACCTGAGGACCGGCGCGCTTGAGACCTTCGAGATCGTAGGTCAGCTCGAGGAGCCCGCGGCAGCGGCCGCACTCGAGCCGGTACTCGAGGGGGAATGCAGCCCCGCAGTCGATGCACCGGAGCCCCGTCGCGTATGATTCTGCGCTCATAACGCGTCGCCGGGCGCGGGCCGGGCGAGGGGGGATGCGTCAGTCGAGCGACTCCGACGAGCCGTAGCGCGCGGCGAGGCGCAGGACGCCGCAGCGCTCCGAGCGGTCCCACGAAGTGGGCCGCGAGGACAACCCCCCGCCGCGGGGGGTTGGGGGGGCCAGCGGAGGCGTCCGAGCGAGCCATGCGCGTCGAGGCGAGGAGGCCGGAGCGAGCGACGCATCCCCCCGAGACCCATGTTCACCACCGGCGGCCGAAGCGCTGCTCCACCACGGCGAGCATCTCGTCGATCCGGTGCCGCAGCGTGTGGTCGGCGAGGGCCCGCCGCCGGGCGTTTTCGCCGATGGCGCGGGCCTCGTCCGGGTGGGCGAGGTAGTAGTCGAGGTGGCGCCGGAGTCCGGTCAAGTCGCGGTACACCAGCACCTCCTCGCCGGGTTTGAAGAGGAGGTCCAGTTCCTCCTTGTGGTCGACCACCTGGCAGGCGCCGCTGGCGGCGAGCTCGAAGGTCCGGGCGTTCACGCCCACGATATCGTTCATCGGGTGGTGGTGATTCAGCGAGAGCGTCGAGCCCGAGTAGACCAGCAGCTTCTCCCGTCCCCACACGGGCGGCCCTGCCACCATCCGCCGCACGAGCGGGTCGTCGCTCTGGGCCCACCCGGGTCCCCAGAGCCTGAGCGGGTAGTCGGCCAGCTCCCGCAGGCAACGCTCCCGGTAGGGATAACGGCTCCCGACGAAGGAGACCGGCGAACCGTACCGCTGCTGCTCCTCCGGCGTGAGGCTCACCGGGTGGTGCAGCGCGGGAACGCAGTACCAGGGGAGGTAGTGGAGGTTCCTGAGCCCCGCTTGCTGGAGACTCCGGAGGGCGTAGCGCTCCTTCGTGAAGAGGAGATCGTAGGCCTCGACGCGGTCGAAGGGTATCATCCACAGCGGGTTGTCCGGAAAGAAGTTGAGACAGAGCGCGTCGAGCCTGGCCTTCACGCGGCGGATGAGCCCGGGGGTGATGGGCGCACCCTTGAACACCAAGATGATCCCGGGCCGCCACTCCAGGCAGGCGCGCTCGAGGCGTCTGAGGATCCAGAGCTCGTAGGCCGCCTTGGTTCCCCGGTTCTTGTAGAGCGGGTTGTCACGGCGGTACGTGAAGGTGCGGGCC
It contains:
- a CDS encoding glycosyltransferase, whose amino-acid sequence is MRWLIVLPFERPGHMGMDFADELRAMGHEARTFTYRRDNPLYKNRGTKAAYELWILRRLERACLEWRPGIILVFKGAPITPGLIRRVKARLDALCLNFFPDNPLWMIPFDRVEAYDLLFTKERYALRSLQQAGLRNLHYLPWYCVPALHHPVSLTPEEQQRYGSPVSFVGSRYPYRERCLRELADYPLRLWGPGWAQSDDPLVRRMVAGPPVWGREKLLVYSGSTLSLNHHHPMNDIVGVNARTFELAASGACQVVDHKEELDLLFKPGEEVLVYRDLTGLRRHLDYYLAHPDEARAIGENARRRALADHTLRHRIDEMLAVVEQRFGRRW
- a CDS encoding pyridoxal-phosphate dependent enzyme — its product is MSAESYATGLRCIDCGAAFPLEYRLECGRCRGLLELTYDLEGLKRAGPQVFAGRGLWRYSPVLPIADRAHRVTLGEGQTPLLECPALARHLGVRRLLVKFDGTNPTGTVKDRSSATAVSAALQFGYPITSVVSSGNAGSSIAAYSARAGLRSLIFAYERASAPKLLHMSATTADLVIYKGVYDDLIVHWDRLVEERLFFDCGASRNAYKQEGKKTLAYEIAEQTDFELPDVVVAPVAVGETFIATYRGFGEMVAMGWIAKVPLMVAAQAARANAIVRAWREGKPIQPIKIGYTVAEGLAAGDPGKKGDWTLRILREHGGPAADADDEEILKTQKLLARTEGIWAGPTGVATLAALIRLLADRKLDPAQTICVIVTETGLKTEAELPSREGTAFDYAGLKDLVLSRLRQPG